Proteins from one Mesotoga infera genomic window:
- a CDS encoding threonine/serine exporter family protein, with amino-acid sequence MVMRPEDVLFMMILFGRGIVSSGGSATDVEMALESIGKKNGFKTEVASTPTVIHISLVELDGRSWSRIERIKVERPDFYRITSYRNLLQEYLNDKTSWVDIIESLKLLESTRERYPLLLRSFCSGIAAMAFSYMFGGNLLESLFSGVITAPIFLLLSLMPSNRMLIDFLAGFMTTILAVLCGFFFNLNSSKIIIGSIMPYVPGIIITNSILELANRNLVSGSSKFTEAILILVSLVFGASSAFFVAGGLV; translated from the coding sequence ATGGTGATGAGACCTGAAGATGTGCTTTTCATGATGATTCTCTTCGGGAGGGGAATTGTGAGTTCCGGCGGTTCTGCAACCGATGTTGAAATGGCGCTTGAATCGATCGGGAAAAAGAACGGTTTCAAGACCGAGGTAGCTTCAACTCCCACAGTAATTCACATATCTCTCGTCGAATTGGACGGGAGAAGCTGGTCCAGGATAGAGCGGATAAAAGTTGAGCGGCCCGATTTTTATAGAATAACCTCTTACAGAAACCTTCTACAGGAATACCTCAACGACAAAACTTCCTGGGTCGATATCATTGAGAGTCTGAAACTTCTCGAATCAACCAGGGAGCGCTATCCTCTTCTACTGAGGAGTTTTTGCTCGGGTATCGCAGCAATGGCTTTTTCATACATGTTTGGAGGTAATCTACTTGAATCGTTGTTTTCTGGCGTGATAACCGCTCCGATTTTTCTCTTGCTTTCATTGATGCCTTCCAACAGAATGTTGATAGATTTTCTGGCGGGGTTCATGACTACCATTCTGGCAGTTCTCTGCGGTTTCTTTTTCAATCTGAATTCTTCGAAAATAATAATCGGTTCGATAATGCCCTATGTCCCTGGCATTATTATAACGAACTCGATTCTCGAGTTGGCCAACCGGAACCTTGTGTCTGGCAGTTCGAAATTCACGGAAGCGATACTCATACTAGTATCTCTGGTGTTTGGAGCCAGTTCGGCCTTTTTCGTGGCAGGTGGTCTGGTTTGA
- a CDS encoding threonine/serine exporter family protein, which translates to MIFRVLASFIAGAGFAVIFSVPTSIIPIASCVAALGWLVYELALGLLGLALSVFLSSLIIGILSRLIATLKNLPLQPLIVVGIVPLVPGSSAFYAMQNFMSEDLFKAFEYSYLTFSSASGIVIGLVASSTVFKIIEKIIELHSKNNNF; encoded by the coding sequence TTGATTTTCAGAGTACTGGCCTCGTTCATTGCTGGAGCGGGATTTGCCGTTATATTCAGCGTTCCTACTAGCATAATACCTATCGCCTCGTGCGTTGCCGCACTCGGTTGGCTGGTCTATGAATTAGCCTTGGGATTGCTGGGACTTGCCCTCTCGGTTTTTCTTTCATCGTTGATCATAGGGATTCTTTCTAGGTTAATAGCTACGCTTAAGAACTTGCCACTTCAGCCCCTCATAGTGGTAGGAATAGTTCCACTCGTTCCAGGTTCTTCGGCCTTCTACGCTATGCAGAACTTCATGTCCGAAGATCTCTTCAAAGCCTTTGAGTACAGTTACCTGACCTTTTCCAGCGCCTCTGGCATTGTCATAGGACTGGTAGCCTCATCGACAGTATTCAAAATAATAGAGAAAATTATTGAACTGCATAGTAAAAATAACAACTTTTAA
- a CDS encoding DUF2089 domain-containing protein, which produces MLSLKRRLTKCPVCDGELKITEYTCPSCKITIRGDFYQDEIVSLSEEMLDFLKVFIKNRGNLSELQKELNISYPTARSKLEELVTSLGYEVVGRQVQEASKIIKKLEDGLIEPEEAVKLLNRIKGKR; this is translated from the coding sequence GTGCTATCATTGAAGAGAAGACTGACCAAGTGCCCGGTTTGCGATGGAGAACTCAAGATAACTGAATACACATGTCCTTCATGCAAAATAACCATAAGAGGGGACTTCTATCAGGATGAGATAGTCTCACTTTCCGAAGAGATGCTTGACTTTCTCAAAGTTTTCATCAAGAACAGAGGAAATCTCTCAGAGTTGCAGAAAGAGCTGAACATTTCGTACCCCACAGCAAGAAGCAAGCTGGAAGAGCTGGTTACCAGCCTGGGATATGAAGTCGTCGGCCGCCAGGTTCAGGAGGCTTCAAAAATCATAAAGAAGCTCGAGGATGGTTTGATCGAACCAGAAGAGGCTGTAAAACTACTCAACCGTATCAAGGGCAAGCGTTGA
- a CDS encoding uroporphyrinogen decarboxylase family protein, protein MTSRERVFARIEGRSVDRVPNLNIIMAFAANYIGKTYREYATDFRVLCEGNIRCCEDFGIDMVSAISDPTREVNDLGGEVIFPKDDIPYFGFPLLSTPEPLKLKVVEPSVGKRMSDRISAVDFYNNHVSAEYPILGWVEGPLALAADLRTPVGIMEDFFERPEFVVELLEFCLEQETIFALEQVKAGADFIGIGDAICSVIGPRSYSKFGLPYEKLLIKRIHEAGAKVKLHICGDTTPILSLMINTGADIIDVDWMVDFASAVKLGGGKVSICGNFDPVSVMFKGNVEKVTDSVERCLEVSDSRTFIAAGCEIPRGTPFENMLQVKNVLKARNGFNACP, encoded by the coding sequence TTGACTTCAAGAGAGAGAGTCTTTGCGAGAATCGAAGGACGAAGTGTGGATCGGGTACCTAATTTGAATATAATAATGGCTTTCGCGGCGAATTATATAGGCAAGACCTACAGAGAGTACGCCACCGATTTCAGGGTCCTTTGCGAAGGAAATATCAGGTGCTGCGAGGATTTCGGAATAGATATGGTAAGCGCCATTTCCGATCCTACCAGAGAAGTCAACGACCTTGGAGGGGAGGTGATCTTTCCGAAAGATGATATCCCCTACTTCGGGTTTCCACTGCTTTCGACACCGGAGCCGTTGAAGCTGAAGGTGGTAGAACCATCAGTTGGTAAGAGGATGAGCGACAGAATCAGCGCCGTCGATTTTTACAACAATCACGTCTCGGCCGAATACCCGATCCTCGGATGGGTAGAAGGGCCACTCGCTCTGGCCGCTGACCTCAGAACTCCAGTCGGAATTATGGAAGATTTTTTCGAGAGACCTGAGTTCGTCGTGGAGTTACTGGAATTCTGTCTCGAGCAGGAAACCATTTTCGCCCTTGAACAGGTGAAAGCCGGGGCCGATTTCATAGGTATAGGAGACGCAATCTGTTCGGTTATAGGACCGAGATCGTATTCCAAATTCGGACTTCCCTATGAAAAGCTTCTGATTAAGCGTATTCATGAGGCGGGCGCGAAAGTCAAACTCCACATCTGCGGAGATACGACACCGATTCTTTCTTTAATGATAAACACAGGAGCCGATATAATCGATGTTGACTGGATGGTCGATTTCGCTTCGGCGGTAAAATTGGGTGGCGGGAAGGTGTCGATATGTGGCAACTTCGACCCGGTATCGGTTATGTTCAAAGGCAACGTGGAAAAGGTTACCGATTCAGTCGAGAGATGTTTGGAAGTATCCGACAGTAGAACCTTCATTGCTGCCGGTTGTGAGATACCTCGTGGGACTCCTTTTGAAAACATGTTACAGGTAAAAAACGTACTGAAAGCCAGGAATGGATTCAACGCTTGCCCTTGA
- a CDS encoding alpha/beta fold hydrolase codes for MHVLKTIFTVLFILLIAIIVHALFSVTMARIYLGRIDHDGEYITVGKEKLYIEVSGAGDPIILIHGFLGSHFDFESIVEELSTFRKVYAVDLPGFGLSRASLEGDYSRKGYADLVSALMHILNIDRADILGHSMGGEIALNLAYYYPERVKSLILVDSMGYSKMDFLSSLIEGNEFLNHVFMRYFFQTYMVQRFTFRQKLGDVSKFNREFFNLSFSLIDHVSPAFLYRLNSQNDSGALSERIGDIKSRTLIIWGEKDRIAPVADGERLKTDILGSELEIITGAGHLPMLEDPHLFLEKLKHFLN; via the coding sequence TTGCATGTCTTGAAAACTATATTCACTGTGCTCTTCATTTTACTGATCGCAATCATAGTACACGCGCTCTTCAGTGTTACAATGGCAAGGATATACCTGGGACGCATAGACCATGATGGAGAATACATAACCGTTGGAAAAGAAAAGCTGTATATCGAAGTTTCCGGAGCGGGTGATCCGATTATACTGATACACGGTTTTTTAGGCTCTCACTTCGATTTCGAATCAATAGTTGAAGAACTTTCGACATTTAGGAAAGTCTATGCCGTCGATCTACCGGGCTTCGGTCTTTCTAGAGCTTCTCTGGAGGGAGATTACAGCAGAAAGGGTTATGCCGATCTTGTCAGCGCTTTGATGCACATTCTCAATATAGATCGAGCCGATATTCTTGGTCATTCAATGGGTGGAGAAATTGCTCTTAATCTTGCCTATTATTATCCGGAGAGAGTGAAGAGTCTCATATTGGTCGATTCAATGGGATATTCGAAGATGGATTTCTTGTCGTCTCTTATTGAGGGCAACGAATTTCTGAACCATGTGTTCATGAGGTACTTCTTTCAGACTTATATGGTTCAGCGTTTTACTTTCAGACAGAAATTAGGAGATGTTTCGAAGTTCAACCGTGAGTTCTTCAATTTGAGTTTTTCGCTGATAGACCATGTCTCCCCTGCCTTTCTATACAGGCTGAATTCGCAGAATGACAGTGGAGCGCTTTCAGAGAGGATTGGAGATATAAAATCTAGGACGCTTATCATCTGGGGAGAGAAAGACAGGATAGCGCCGGTAGCCGATGGCGAAAGGCTCAAAACAGATATCCTGGGCAGTGAGTTGGAAATTATAACAGGTGCTGGCCATTTGCCAATGTTGGAAGATCCACATCTCTTTCTCGAGAAGTTGAAGCATTTTCTGAATTAG
- a CDS encoding YbgA family protein: MDKFVRPEVVVSRCLGFESCRYNAQTVPSKFVSTLGNFVNYTTVCPEVEIGLGVPRSPIRLIDMGGAIRLIQPSTGLDVTEKMNTYTSSFLSSLKNVDGFILKALSPSCGIKDVKVYPGVGKVMATGKDSGIFGGEVVARFAHLPVEDEGRLTNFVLREHFLTTLFTVARFRELNMNRSIKGLVDFQSDNKLLFMSYNQNEMRTMGRIAGNLEKKDLDEVFDRYAPHFYRAMSTPPKHTSHINVLMHGLGYFSRYLSSSERKFFLDSLERYRQAKIPLSVPLHILKSYVVAFENEYLARQTFFEPYPEELVEISDSGKGRASK; this comes from the coding sequence ATGGATAAATTCGTCCGACCGGAAGTTGTTGTCAGCAGGTGCTTGGGGTTTGAAAGCTGTAGGTATAATGCCCAAACCGTGCCCAGCAAATTCGTATCCACTCTGGGCAACTTCGTCAATTACACGACTGTCTGTCCGGAAGTGGAGATAGGACTCGGCGTTCCGAGGTCACCCATCAGGCTGATAGACATGGGTGGGGCGATCAGGTTGATTCAGCCTTCCACCGGATTGGACGTAACGGAGAAGATGAACACCTACACCTCTTCCTTTCTCTCTTCTCTCAAAAACGTCGATGGATTCATTCTGAAGGCTTTATCTCCGTCCTGCGGCATTAAGGACGTCAAGGTCTACCCAGGTGTGGGAAAGGTTATGGCAACCGGAAAAGACAGCGGTATTTTCGGTGGAGAGGTAGTCGCCCGCTTCGCCCACCTTCCGGTAGAAGACGAAGGGAGACTCACCAACTTCGTTCTGAGAGAGCACTTCCTCACTACGCTCTTCACTGTGGCCAGATTCAGAGAACTCAATATGAATCGTTCAATAAAGGGTTTGGTGGATTTTCAGAGCGACAACAAGCTGCTCTTCATGTCCTACAATCAGAACGAGATGAGAACAATGGGAAGAATAGCCGGAAATCTCGAAAAAAAAGATCTGGACGAAGTCTTCGATCGATACGCGCCGCATTTTTACCGTGCGATGTCAACGCCACCGAAACATACATCTCACATAAATGTTCTAATGCATGGATTGGGATACTTTTCACGATATCTTTCTTCATCGGAAAGGAAATTCTTTCTGGACTCTCTAGAAAGATACCGCCAGGCGAAAATTCCCCTGAGCGTTCCTCTGCATATATTGAAGTCGTACGTGGTCGCCTTCGAGAATGAATACTTGGCGAGACAGACTTTTTTCGAACCGTACCCCGAAGAGCTTGTGGAGATAAGCGACTCTGGTAAAGGACGGGCTTCGAAATGA
- a CDS encoding deoxyribodipyrimidine photo-lyase, whose product MRKESIHKLNNVSSRTGRFVLYWMQASQRAIDNDALDYACEISNDLSLPLLVLFVLHVGYPSANSRSFTFMLEGLEETEKRLKERGITFLSKVGNPVDEVLKIAKNASVLVSDVGYLRHQLFWRDSIARRVESPFFVVESNVILPVGQVSKKEEFSAATIRPKIKRLLIDTPKSPAIESCFSKVLDIENFETVSLSTFLKDLKFGDDAPAVSSFKGGTAQAIEILESFLRDKIDIFCRERNDPNSDVLSNMSPYLHFGQISPSYIAKKVIEKRSPCEEAYLEELIIRRELSMNFTMYNPNYDRFEGLPVWAKKTLNEHRGDMREYIYSKEQFENCSTHDPYWNAAQMEMAFTGKMHGYMRMYWGKKILEWSESPEVALETALYLNDKYELDGRDPNGYAGVMWCLGKHDRAWAERKVTGKVRYMSSAGLRRKFDADGYVRKISRLAQST is encoded by the coding sequence ATGAGGAAAGAGAGCATTCATAAATTAAACAATGTCTCTTCGAGAACGGGAAGATTCGTGCTTTACTGGATGCAGGCTTCTCAGAGAGCGATTGATAACGATGCTCTCGATTATGCCTGTGAAATCTCGAACGACCTTTCTTTACCTCTTCTCGTTCTATTCGTTCTTCACGTGGGATACCCTTCGGCCAACAGTAGAAGCTTCACTTTCATGCTGGAAGGTCTGGAGGAAACGGAGAAAAGACTGAAAGAAAGGGGGATCACCTTCCTTTCGAAGGTTGGAAACCCGGTGGATGAAGTTTTAAAAATTGCCAAAAACGCATCGGTTCTGGTATCGGATGTTGGATACCTCAGACACCAACTGTTCTGGAGAGATAGCATAGCCCGGAGAGTCGAATCTCCATTTTTTGTAGTGGAAAGTAACGTTATACTGCCAGTTGGGCAGGTAAGTAAAAAAGAAGAATTCAGTGCAGCCACTATAAGGCCGAAGATTAAACGTCTACTGATTGATACCCCGAAAAGCCCGGCGATAGAAAGTTGTTTTTCGAAAGTTCTTGATATAGAAAACTTCGAGACTGTTTCTCTGTCAACCTTTTTGAAAGATCTGAAGTTCGGGGACGACGCCCCGGCGGTTTCTAGTTTCAAAGGTGGAACTGCGCAGGCCATCGAGATACTGGAGAGTTTTCTGAGAGACAAAATAGACATATTCTGCAGGGAGAGGAACGACCCGAACAGCGATGTGTTATCGAATATGAGTCCGTACCTTCACTTCGGTCAGATATCTCCTTCATACATCGCCAAGAAGGTAATCGAAAAGCGATCTCCATGCGAAGAAGCTTATCTGGAAGAGTTAATAATTAGGCGGGAGCTGAGCATGAATTTCACTATGTACAACCCCAACTACGATCGTTTCGAAGGATTGCCTGTATGGGCAAAAAAGACGCTGAACGAACATAGGGGAGATATGAGAGAGTACATTTACTCAAAGGAACAGTTCGAAAACTGCTCCACGCATGACCCTTACTGGAACGCTGCTCAAATGGAGATGGCATTCACTGGAAAGATGCACGGATACATGCGCATGTACTGGGGAAAAAAGATACTTGAGTGGAGCGAATCTCCGGAAGTGGCACTTGAAACGGCCCTATATCTAAATGACAAGTACGAACTTGACGGACGCGATCCCAACGGCTATGCTGGCGTCATGTGGTGTCTTGGAAAGCACGACAGGGCTTGGGCCGAGAGAAAAGTCACCGGCAAAGTTCGCTACATGAGCTCGGCCGGATTAAGGCGTAAATTCGATGCCGACGGATATGTGAGAAAAATAAGCAGACTCGCTCAATCGACGTAG